Genomic segment of Streptomyces zhihengii:
CGGCGAGCCACTCGGCGGGGGCCGGGCACTGGGCGTTCATGTACGGCATGGTGAGCACCGCCTGTCCGCCCTGGACCAGGAGCTGGACGGCGAAGGCGCCCGCGCGGGTGCGGTCGTGCAGCACGTCCCCGGTGGTCAGCCCGAGTTCCTCGATCATCGCGGCGGCGGCCCGGCCGGCGCCCTCGGGACCGTCGGTGCCGTCGCCGAGCGAGTACGCGATGAGGTACGGGGTGTCGTGTCCCTGGGCCGGGTCGCCGGTCCAGGCGAGCAGGACGAGCGTGCCGAGCCGCGCGCGGTCGACGGGCGTTTTGAGGGAGTTCGCTGTCATGGCTCGGCACCCTAGTGCCCGCCGGGGGCCTCCCCCGTCCCCGTTCACCCGGGCAGGTGAACGGGGCGCGGGGTGCCGTCCGGGTCAGGACGTGCGGAGCGTCCAGCGGTGCTCGGCGGAGGCCGTCCCCCAGTGCAGGGTGACGGGGCGGGAGTCGTGCGGGAGCTCGAACACCAGCCAGCCGGAGCGGTGTTCGCCGGCCGTCAGCCGCCCCGACGGGAGCGGGAGGCCGGTGGTGAGCTCCCCGGCGGGTACCGCGCGGTGGCTCCGGCCCCGGTCGTCGACGATCCACGCCTCGGTCACCGGCGTCTCGTACGCCGTGCCGCCGACGTTGGTCACGGCGAGGTCGACGCCCACCCAGCGGGCGCCGTCGGCGGGGCGGCGCACGGGGCCCTCGCCCGCGGGCTTCGCGAGGCCGCGCGCCGCGCCCTTCGCGGCGCGGATCCCGATGGCGGGGTCCACGTATCCGCGCAGGGCGATGCGCAGATGCTCCCCCGACCGGGTGCCCCGGTCGTCGGCCGTGTCACCGATCCGGGCGACCCCGGGCGCGGTGGCGGCCGCCCGTTTGCCGCCCTCGCCGGACGCCCCGGGCCCCGGCCCGGCCGGGCCCTGGCAGGCGGCGAGGCCGAGCACCAGCGCCGGGACGAGCGCTGTGGTCATATGTCTCATCAGTCCCCTTTCGGCGGTCCGTTGACCGTATCTTCGGGTCCACGTCATCTGGAACGCCGACGGCGCGCTGCGGGTCACGCGGGCTCATGCGGGTGAACGGCGGGCCGCGGGGGCGGCGCACGGCCTCGAAAGGCCGTTCTGCCGTACCCCCGGCGGGCCCGCCGGGCAGTGACCTCGGGCCCCGCCGCGGCGTTGGCCGCGGTATGGCAACGACCACCGCGCCGGCCCGCTGGCAGCGTGTACAGACGAGCCCGGAACCGGCCCCCGCCCCGGCCCCGGCACCGGCGCGGCCGCCCGGTGCCAGTCCGATCTACGACCAGCTGGCGCGTGAGTGGGCGGCGGCCGGGCGCACCCTGCCGGGCCGCCCGGACAGCGAGTGGCGGCGGCTGACGCTCTTCCCCGCCCCGGCCGACGACCCGCTCGGCGTCACCGTCCCGGCGCCGCCCCGGCGCGGCTGGCTCCACGACCGCCACACGGTCTGAGCGGTCCTCGCTCAGCGCCCGCCGGCCGGGCTCGCCGCGCCGGCCCCGGGCGCCGGCGCGGGGTGCGGTACGCGCACGCCCCCGGTGCGCCCGCGCAGCCTCCGGCGCACCCCGGCCACGAGCCGCGGCGCGGTCCAGGAGGCGCCGTGCACGAAGCGCATCGCCGGCCCGAAGGTCGGGGCGGAGAGCAGTCCGGCGGCGAACAGGCCCGGGTGGGAGGTCTCGAAGTCCGCGCCGAGTTCGGGCGCGCTGGTGCCCGGTGAGAGCCGGAGCGTCCGGCCGAGGCCCTCGTCCAGCAGTTCCAGTCTCGTCAGGTCGGGGGTGAAGCCGGTGGCGGCGACCACGTGGCCGGTGTCGAGCGCCCGCGCCGTGCCGTCGGGGCCGCGCAGTTCGAGCCGTACCCGTCCGTCGGAGCGGACCCGGGCACCCCGCAGCACGTGGCCGAGCAGTTCCGGCACCTGCCCCTCGTAGCGCTCCCGCAGCCACCAGGCGCCGGCCGGGCCGAGGGCGGTGTCGGCCCGCCGGCGGCGGGTGGCGGCGGGCATCCGCCGGACGGCCCAGGGCAGTTCGGCCCACACCCAGGTGCTCCAGCCGGTGCCGAGCCCGCTGTGCGGGGTGCGCAGCGAGGTCAGCAGCGGCCGCCTGAGCGGGGCGGGCAGGGTGTTCCACCTGATCAGGCGGGTGCGGGCGACGAGTTGGGGGCGGGCGCCCGCCTCGGCGAGGAGGGCGGCGGTCTCCAGTGCCGCCTGCCCGGCGCCGACGACGGTCACATCGGTGCCGGCGAACCGGCCGAGGTCCCGGTGGCCGGTGCTGTGGGTGCACAGCTCGGGCGGCAGGGGGGCCAGGACGTCGGGCATCTCCCGGAAGGGCAGCACGCCCACGGCGAGCGCGACGGTCCGGGCGCGGACCTCCCCGCCGTCGCCGGTGCGCAGCAGGAAGCCGCCGTCCGCGGGCGTGAGCCGGACGACGGACCGGCCGTCGACGGCGGGCACGGCCCGCCCGGCGAACCAGTCGCCGTAGTCGGCGAAGGTCCCGACGGGGACGGGCCGGCCGTGGGCCGCCTCGAAGCCGCCGTGCGCCCGCGCCCAGGCGCCGAGGGTGTGCTCGCCGCCCGGGTGGGACAGATTCGACGACCAGGGCTCGGACTTGAGGTACATCCCCTCGGGCATGTGGTTGCGCCACGAGTCCATGACGCGGCCGAAGATCCGCACGTCGATGCCGGCCGCGGCGGCGTGTGCCGCGATGGACAGCCCGTAGGGGCCGGCGCCGATCACTGCCAGGTCGTGCATGGTGCGTTCTCGTTCCTCGTGTCGGGGTCGGTGCCGGTGCTGGAACCGGAGTCGGTCGCGGGGGCGCGGGCGGTCCCGGCGCCCCGGTCGGGCGGGGGGTCCTCACGGGGGCGCAGCCGCCGCGCCCCCTTGGCGAGTCCGCGGCCGAGCCAGGCCCCGGCCATCGCGGCGAACGGCGCCGGGTCGTCGCCCGCGAACCAGGCGGTCTCGACGCCCCGCCGGGCCCGCAGCCGCACCCCGCGGCCGGGGCGGGCGGAGGTGAGCGCGGAGAGCAGGGCGTAGTTCTCGGCGACGAAGACCCGGTCGGGGCGGCCCGCGGACGGCGGCACCGGCCGCCCCGTGAGGTCGAGGTGGAGCGCGCGGACGACGTCGAGCCCGTCCGCGCCGGTGAACAGCCGGAACTGGGCGCCGGGGCGCGGGTTGGCGTCGAGGAGCCGGCAGGTGCCGTCGGTGTCGCGCCGGAAGTCCAGGTCGAGGATGCCGCGGTAGCCGGCGTGCGCGGCGAGCCGCAGGGCCGCGGCGGTCACCGCCCCGTCCTCCTTCCACCGTCCCAGCGCGGTCAGTCCCGTGCGGGGCGGCCAGGAGAGCTCCTTGCGGCCGGTCCCGCCGTGCAGCAGGGCGGACCCGGCGCCGAAGCAGCCGTGGAAGAACCAGTCGGAGTGGGGCCGCTCGGGCAGGCAGCGCTGGAGCAGCAGGGCGCTGCCCGCCGTCGCCCGGCGCTCAAACAGCCGGGCGGCGGCGGCCGGTGAGCCGACGAGCGAGGTGCTGCGCAGCCCGGTCGCGGGGTCCAGCAGCCAGGGTCTGCTCCACTTGGCGACCAGCGGGACGCCGATCCGGCGCACGGTGTCGGCGGCCTCCGCCGCGCTGGCGGGGACGAAGGTGTCGGGGTGGGGGATGCCCGCCTCGGCGCACAGCTTCGCCAGTTCCGCCTTGTCCGCGAGCCGGCCCGGCAGCGCGGGCGGCTGGGCGGGCAGCAGGTAGCGGCCGGCGAGACGGTGGGCGTGCTCGGCGACCCGGATGGCGCCGAGGTCGTCCATGGGCACGAGCACGGCGGGCCGCCCGATCCGGTCGGCGACGGCGAGCAGGGTGCGGACGAGCTCGTCCGGTTCCGGCGCGCCCCGCGGGCGCGGATGGGCCCGGTGGAGATGGCGGGAGCGGGCGACGGGGCTGCGCGGCGACTCCACGACGGCGTGCACCTCCACACCCGCCCGGCCCAGCGACCGCACCGCGCCGAGGGTGCCGTGGTGAAAGGGGTTCCGGTCGAGCCGGAGCACCAGAGCCGGTACGGCCGGATCGAGATCGGTCATGCGGGTCACATCTTTCACCTGGATGGGTCTGCTCAATGCGCGCCTCTTCGCTAATGGCCTACGAACGTGTCCCACGACCGCTCACCCGAACGCATTTCTGCCTACCGTCGGGTCAGTCGCACAAAAGGCTCCACAAGGAGGAAGGCAATGCCACAGAGGCACCGTCTCATCACCACCTGCATAGCGACGGTCGCAGCCGGACTTCTTGTCTCGGGCGGCCTGGCCGGCGGCACGGCACAAGCCGGACCGGCCGGTGACGGAACCGCTCCCGCCTCAGCGGAGGGAGAGACCGCCGTCGGCGCGTATCTCCACTACGGTCCGCCCGGAATAGCGCGCATGTCGGAACTCTCCGAATGGCTCGGCGGGCGGGATCTGAAAGTGGCTCACACGTATCTCCCCGGGGATCTGTGGACCAACATCGAGGGCCGGCCGGAATTCCTGCGCCCCTGGGCCCGGTGGCGGCAGGGCGCCGAGGACCGGATGTTCGTCCTCAACGTGCCGATGCTGGACCGCAACGAGGACCGGCTGCCGGACGTGGCCGTCGCCGAGCTGCTGCGGGCCGGGGCGCGCGGCCAGTACGACCACCACTACCGCACCCTCGCGACGCGCCTGGTCGACGCCGGTGTCCCGGACACGGTGATCGTGCTCGGCTGGGAGATGAACGGCACCACGTACACCCACCGCTGCGGTCCCGACCCGCGGGCCTGGAAGGCGTACTGGAACAGCATCGTCACCACCATGCGCTCCGTCCCCGGGCAGAAGTTCCGTTTCGACTTCGCTCCCAATCGCGGCCTGGACGCCGTCCCCTGGACCGAGTGCTATCCCGGCGACGACGTCGTGGACATCATCGGGATGGACTCGTACGACCAGCCTCCCGGCGAGTCGTTCGACGACCAGGTGAATGCGCCGTACGGATTGCAGAAGCACGTGGATTTCGCCGCGGAGCACGACAAGGCGATCTCGTATCCGGAATGGGGTCTTTTCCGGAACGGTGACAATCCCGAGTACATGCGCCGCATGCTCGAATGGATCGACCGGCACAAGCCGCTCTACCAGACCATCACAGACTACTGTCCGCACGGTGTCTGGCAGTGCGAAAGCAATCCGGAGTCCTCGAAGGTGTTCCGCTCGAAGCTGTTTGCGGATTCCGGCCCGGCCGAGCCCTCCCCGGCGCCGTCGGAGCCCGCGCCGGCCGAACCGGTCCCGTCCGCACCGCCGTCCGAGCCCCCCGCCGAGCCGGCGCCGGTGCCCGTCGACGACGGGCCGAACGCCTACGACTGGTGCATGCCAGCGGACTTCCGGGACTGGGTCGCCGCGTGGGTGCCCGAGGAGCAGTTGTGCGTCAGCCTCCCCGGGACGTCGGCCCAGCCGTTCTGACCGAACTCCCCTCGGCCCGCCAGTCGTTGAGCCGGCCGCGCCATTCGCGCGCGGCCGGCAGTCTGGTGCGCACGACCTCCGCCGCGCGGTCCCGCATCCGGGCGCGCGACTCGTGCAGCCGCAGCAGCGGCTCCAGCGCGGGGCGGGCGAGCAGCAGCCGTCCGCTGGTGACCGGTTCGGGCCGCCAGTGGTTCTTGTACGGCTCCGAGCCGCGCAGCATGCTCAGCACGGCGAGGCCGTGGCCGGCCGCCTGCCGGGCGTCCTGCGCCATCAGCATCGTCGCGATGTCCGCCTTGCGTTCGCGCAGCACCGGATGGGCGCCGTACAAGTAGCTGCCGCTGAGTCGGCCTGCCCGCAGGGCGAGCCCCACGGCGACCACCTCTCCGTCCATCCGGAACTCGGTGAGCGTCGCCGTGTCCTCCGCCGTCATGCGGCTCACCGCACGCACCAGGTGCTCGCGGAACCGCGGCCGCAGGTGCTCGACGTTGACACCCCGCCCGCGCCACTGGAGTTCGTGCAGCCGCAGCATCCGGTCGACGGACGCGGGAACGTCCGCCGCCGGGACGGTGGTGGCGACGACGCCGAGCGCGTCGAGCCTGCGGAGGTTGGCGCGGGCGCGCTGGGCGCGCGACCTCGGCATCCGGCCCACCAGATCCTCGACGGGAACGGCCGGCAGCTCCATGCAGACCGAGTCGTCGAGCCGGGCCCGCGGCCCCGCCCACAGCTCGTACAGCCGCTCGGCGACGGCGCCCGGCCGCACCTCGCGCAGGTCGATCACGGCGTGCCGGGCGGCCTTCTCCAGGCCGCGGTGCAGCGACCGCAGCGCCTGGTCCGCGTCGCCGTCGTCCACGAGCAGGTCGCCGTAGTCGGAGATCGCGCCGCCGAGCGGCACCAGCAGCGGCATCGGCCGGTGCACCAGCATCAGCGGCGCGGCGCCGATCAGCCGGCCGTCGCGGCGCGCGAGGACCAGCCGCAGCCGGCCCTCGACGCCGTACGACCGCCACCAGGAGTCGAGCCAGGCGTGGCTCTGGAACGGTGTGGCAACGCCGCAGGCGCGGTGCAGCCGCCCCCATTCCGGGGCGAGCGCCGTGAACGCCCGCGGGTCCCGGCACAGGGTGACGGTGACGCCCGGTGCCTCGGGCGCGCCCTCCCGGGTCACACCCGCTCCCGTTCGGCGGCGGCTCCCAGCGGCTGCGCGGGCGCGGGCACGGCGGTGGCGGCGGTCGCCGGGCGGGTGCGCCGGGGCCGGACCAGCAGCACCAGACCGCCGATCAGACCGCCCGCGCAGGCGCCGACGGCCGTGCCCAGCGGCAGGGACGGCGAGACGGGCTCGGCGGGGGTGACGGCCCGGGAGAAGAGCATCAGCCGCACCCCGGTGTTCTTGGAGACCTCGTTGCTGCTGACGAAGACGGCGTCGGCGACCGCGTTGGCGATGTCGGCGGCCTCGCCGGGCCGGGTGGACGTGCCGGTGACGGCGATCATCGGGGAGTCGGGGGACGTCTCGGTCGTCACCCGGTCGCGCAGCTCGGACGCGGGGACCCCGGCCGCGACCCGCGCGTAGCCGAGCGTGGCGTCGCTGGTCGCGATCCGGCCGTACGCCTGGGCGAAGCCCAGCGCGGCGCCCGGCTCCGCGCCCTTGGCGGGCACCGCGACGACGTAGCTGGTCGCCGCGTACTCGGGATCCGTGACCAGGCCGTGCAGCAGACCGGCGGCCGTACCGGCCACGGCGAGGACCGGGACGGGCCACCAGGCGGGCCCGGAGGAGAACATGGCGAGAAGGCGGCGCTTGCGGCCGGGGGCCGGCGCGGGCCGCTCGTGCTCGTGTCTGGCGGTCATGGGCGTACTGCTTCCTCGGTAGGGACGGGGATCGGAGTCGACGCGGCGGGGTTCACAGTCGACGGGGCAGGGCTCACGGAGCCCGGGGGCGTGGGGCGCGGGGGCGCCGGAGGCGGGTTCGCCAGGGACGGCCCCACGGCCGCCACAGGCTCCGGGGGCGGGCCATCCGGGCTCACCGGGAACGGCCCCGCGCAGGCCGGAGGCGGACCCGCGCAGACCGGGTCAACCCGGGCCGCGCCCCGCGTCACCGGGAACGGCCCCACGGCCGCCACAGGCTCCGAGGGCGCGCCACCCGGGCTCACCAGGGACGGCCCCGCGGCGGCCACAGGCGAACCCGCGCAGGCCGGGTCAACCCGGGCCGCGCCCCGCGTCACCGGGAACGGCCCCACGGCCGCCACAGGCTCCGGGGGCGCGCCACCCGGGCTCACCGGGAACGGCCCCGCGGCGGCCACAGGCGAACCCGCGCAGGCCAGGTCAACCCGGGCCGCGCCCCGCGTCACCGGGGGCGGGCTCGCGGAAGCCGGCTTCGGCCCGGTCGCGTCCCGCGGCGGCACGTGCGGGGGCGCCGGGCGGGGGACGTGGGGGGACGGGCGGGCGCAGCGGGTGTACACGTCCGCGAGCAGCCGGGCGGTGCGGGCGATGTCGTAGTGGGCGACGGCCGGGGGCGGCGCGAGCCGGCCGGGGCGGCGGGACGCCGGCGGGGCGAGGGCCGCCACGAGTTCGCCGGTGCCCGTGCCGTGGAGGGCGGTGGCGCCGGGCGCGTGGCCGGCGGGCAGGTCGTCGACGGCCGGGCAGACGCCGTGCAGCACCGGCAGACCGGCGGCCAGGGCCTCGACGACGGCGAGGCCGAACGCCTCCTCCCGGGACGCCGAGACGAAGGCGTCCATGGCCGAGAGCAGCGCGGGCACATCGGCGCGCTCGCCGAGCAGCCGCACCCGGCCGGCCGCCCCGAGGCGCACCGCCAGGGCGCGCAGCTCCTCGCGTTCGGGCCCGTCGCCGGCGAGCAGCAGCACGGCGTCCGGCAGCGCGGCGACCGCCTCGACCAGCAGGTCGAACCGCTTGCCCGGCACCAGCCGGCCGACGCCGCCGACGACGAAGACGTCCTCGGCGAGGCCGAGCCGCCGCCGGACGGCCGCGCGGGCCGCGGCGTCGAAGGCGAACCGGTCGGCGTCGACGCCGTTCGGCACGACGTGGATCCGGCGGCCGGGCACCCCCCAGGCCCGCAGCCGTGCCTCGACGGTGGGCGACACGGCGACGGTCGCCGCGCCGAGCCGCTCGGTGGCCAGGTAGAGGGCGCGGTTGGCGCGGGTGAGCGGGCGTCCCTCGATCTCCGCCTCGCCGAGCGAGTGCTCGGTGGCGACCGAGGGCACGCCCGCGAGGCGGGCGGCGATCCGCCCGTAGACGCAGGCCCGGTAGAGATGGGTGTGGACGAGGTCGTAGCCGCCGCGCCGGACGAGGCGGACGAGGCGGGGCAGCGCGCCGAGGTCCCGGTTGCCGCCCATGCCGAGGTGGGTGACGGACACCCCGTCGGCGCGCAGCCCGGCCGCCACCGCGCCGGGGTTGGTGAGCGTCACCACGTCGCAGGCGAACGGGGCGGGCAGGTGCCGCAGCAGCAGGCGCAGTTGCTGCTCAGCCCCGCCCACGCCGAGGCCGGTGACGATGTGCAGGACCTTCACAGGGACGCCTCCTGGACGGCCGGCGGCACGGCGACGGGCGCGAACCCGGGCGCGGGGCGCATCCGGTGCCGCAGGTACTTGACGGCCAGCCGGGCGCGCCGGTCGGCGTGGCTGATGTGGGTGCGGGGCAGGGCGTAGGGGCCGGCCGCGGGCCCGGGGGCGATGGCGCAGGCGTACGCGTAGCCGGCGTCCCGCACGGCGTCGGCGGCGCGGCGGTCGGTGGTGCCGTAGGGGTAGCAGAAGCCGGCCGGCGCACGGCCGGTGATCTCCCGCAGCAGGTCGCGGGAGCGGACCGTCTCGTCGCGGAGCTGCGCGTCGGTCAGCGCGGTCAGGTCGCGGTGGAACAGTCCGTGCGAGCCGATCTCGGTGCCCTGGGCGGCGGCGGCCCGGATCTGGCCGGCCGTCACCAGCGGGCGGCGCGGGCCCTTCGGGTCCCAGTCGTTGGCGCCGCCGAGCCGTCCCGGCAGCACGAACAGCGTGGCGGTGCAGCCGTGGCGCCGCAGCAGCGGGAGCGCCGAGCGGACGAAGTCGGCGTACCCGTCGTCGAAGGTGAGCCCGACGAGACCGGCGGCGCGGCCCCGGGCGTGGGCGCGCAGCAGGGTCGTCACGGACACCCCGCGCAGTCCGCGGGCGCGCAGCGTCCGCAGCTGCCGGTCGAGGCGTTCGGGCGCGACGGTGATGCCGTAGGGGTCGTCGGTCGGGTCGCCGACCGCGTGGTACATCCAGATCCACGGCCACGCCCGGCGGGCGGTGCCTTCCGCGTGGGGGGGTCGTTGCTCATCGGTCATGACGCAGCCTCCGGTGCACGAGGGCCAGCAGGTGAACGGCTTCCGGTGCCCCGAGGGCCCGGGCGGTGACGAGGAACATCAGGGGGACGAGCAGGACGCCGGCGGCCAGCGAGACGACCGGGCCGCCGGTCACGGGCGCGGCGATCAGGGCGGCGCCGGTGGCCGCCGCGGCGGCGAGCGCCAGCCGGCCGATCCGCAGGCCGATGGCGCGCACCTCGATGACGACGACCCGGGACCCGAGGCCGTGCAGCAGCAGCAGCGCGGTCACGCTGATGCCGGCGGCGTTGGCCGCGGCGATGCCGTGCACGCCGTACGGGCCGACGGCGGCGGCGCCGGCCGCGACGGTGACCGCGAGCCCGACGGCCATCGCGGCGGCGGGGAACCAGGTGGGACGGCCGGCGGAGAAGAACGGCCGGCCGAGCGCGCCGACCAGGCAGTGGCCGAGCAGCCCGGCGGCGTAGACCCGCATCACGCCCGCGGTCGTGGCGCTGTCCTGCGCGTCGAACGCGCCCCGGCGGAAGAGGACGTCGATGATCGCGGGGGCGTAGCCGACGACGTAGGCGGTGCCGAGCAGGACGACGGTGCCGGCCATGGCGAGGTCCTCCTCGACGCGCCGCCTGGCGCGTTCCCGGTCGCCCGTGGCCATGGCCTGGGCGACGACGGGGAAGGTGACCGTGCACACCATCAGCGACAGCACCATCGGCATCTGCGCCACTTTCTGGGCGTAGTTGAGGTGCGAGATCGCGCCCGCGGGCAGCGGGGCGGCGAGGAAGCGCTCGACGAGGACCTGCGCCTGGCGGCTCACGGCGAACAGCACGACGGGGGCGAGGAGCGCGGCGCCGATCAGGGGCGTGCCCCTGGTCCGGCGGGGGCGGGCCAGCGGTGCGAGGCCGCCGAGGTGGCGGGCGAAGCCCGGGGCCTGGACGAGGATCATCAGCGCCCCGCCGACGGCGACGCCCGCGGCGGCGGCCCGTACGCCCCAGAGGCTGTGCAGGGCGAGGGTGGTGGCGATGATCCCGGCGTTGTACGCCGTGTACACGGCGGCGGGCGCGAGGAAGCTGCCGTGGGCGCGCAGGGCGGCGCTGAAGTAGCCGGTGACGCCGAAGGTGAGGACGGTGAGCGCGGTCAGCCGGGTGCACTCGACGGCGAGCCGCGGGTCGCCGAAGCCCGGCGCGAGCAGCCGCACCACGAGCGGCGCGCCGGCCATCAGCAGGGCCGCGACGCCGACCAGGACGGCGAACAGCCGCGGGAACGTCGCGGACACCAGGTCCCGTACGGCTCCCGGGTCGTCCTTGCGGGCGAGGGCGTGGCTGAACGCGGGCACCAGCAGCAGCGCCATGGCGTCCTCGATGAGCAGGGTTGCCGCGAGCTCCGGCACGGTCCAGGCGATGAGGAACGCGTCGCTCTCGGAGCTGGCCCCGAAGAGGTGCGCGATCGTCTGGTCCCGCAACAGCCCGAGCACCGCCCCGGCCACCGTGAGCACCCCGCTGACCACCGCCGCCCTGACCAGCCCCCGCCCGAGCCGCCCGCCCCGCGGGGCGGCATGCCGCCCCCGGCCCCGGGCGGCGGGCACGGCGGAAGCCGGTGCCGTCCCGGCGGGGAGGGCCTCGGCGTCCCGGACCGGGGGGTCGTCCCGGACCGCCCGGGGGGTGTCCGGGGCCCCGGGCCGCGCGGGTGCGAGGCCCGCGTCCTCCCCCGTCCAGGCCGGGTCGACGTGTGCCGGGCGGGTGGACGGCGGGGGCGGGCCGGCCGGGGTGCCGGAGCCGCCGCCCTGCCAGGCGGGGTCGACCCGGGGGGCCGGGGGGCCGGGCCGGCGGGCGGGGGCGGCGCGGGGGGCCGGGGTGTCGCGGGGGGTCATCCCCGTGCCGCCGCTTCCGGGGCGCGCGGGGCGAGCGGGGCCGGCATCAGGGCCCAGCGGGCCGTCAGGCCGACGATCACACCGGTGAGGACGGTGGACGGGCCCCCGATGTCCGCGTAGAGGAAGTCGACGGTCTGCCACAGCATCAGGCCGACCGCCGCCAGGCCGCAGTCGGCGGGCCCGGCCGCGGCGCCGGGGCGGAGCAGCCGGCGGACCGCGCCGGCCAGCACGGCGGTCCAGGAGGCGAGGAAGGCGGTGAGCCCGACCAGCCCCTGTTCGGCGAGGATCAGCAGGTACATGTTGTGCGGCGACAGCAGCGGCTGCTTCGCGAAGGACCGGCCCGCGCCCGCCGTGTCGCTGCCCGCCGAGAGCCCGATGGACGCGTGGCCGTCGCGGTGCGCGGGGAAGCCCTTGAGCCCGACGCCGGTCGCGGGCTGTTCGCGCCACATCGCCGCGGCGGCCGCCCACATGGTGTACCGGTCGGTGACCGAGCGGTCGGGCGCCGCGGTCACCCGGGTGATGCTGCCGATCCGCTGGGAGATCATCTCGGAGCCGACGCCGAGCCCGCCGGCGAGCACGACGGCGAGGGCCGCGAGGACGGCGAGGGCCCTGGCCGCCTGCCGCACCCCGGTGAGCAGGATCATCGCGAGGGCCGCGACGCCGGTGGCGATCCAGGAGCCCCGGCTGAAGGAGAGGCCGAGGGGCACCAGCAGGGCGCCCGCGGCGGCGAAGGCCGCGGGCCGCAGCCAGCGCGGGGAGCCCGGCGGGGTGCGCAGGGCGAGGGCGAGGGCGGCCAGCAGCCCGTACGAGACGACGGTGGCCATGCCCATCACGTCGGTGGGCCCGAAGGTGCCGACCGCGCGGATGTCGGAGCCCATGTAGGAGGCACCGGTGCCGGTGGCGTACTGGTACGTCCCCAGCGCGCCCTGGGCGATCGCCAGCACCACCAGCGAGCCGGTGACGGCGCGGAACGCGCGGGCGTCGCGCAGCAGCAGCGCGACGGCGCACGGCACGAGGACGAACACCTGGAGGTAGCGCACGAGTCCGGGCAGCGCGGCCGCCGGGTCGGCGGCGGTGACGGTCGCGACGGCGAACCCGGCGACGGGCAGCGCGAAGGCGGCCGCGGCGGCCCGGGTCAGCGGGCGGGCCCGTTCCCGCAGCACCTGGACGAGGCAGGCGAGGACCAGGACCCCGGAGGCGATGTCGGCCGGGGCCACCGTGCCCGGGCCGCCGCCCTCCCCGAGCGGCAGCGCGAGCAGCAGGACGGTGGCGAGCAGCGGCACGAGGAGCAGCCGGTGCCCGGCGGGGATCCGGAGCGGGGGTGCGGCGGCCGGGCCCGCCGGGACGGTGGCGGCCATGGTCAGCTGCCTCCGGGCCGGAAGAGGGACGCGACGGTGCGCAGCAGGATGCACACGTCC
This window contains:
- a CDS encoding DUF5949 family protein — protein: MTANSLKTPVDRARLGTLVLLAWTGDPAQGHDTPYLIAYSLGDGTDGPEGAGRAAAAMIEELGLTTGDVLHDRTRAGAFAVQLLVQGGQAVLTMPYMNAQCPAPAEWLAAVEERGSVHFMLPTRAWPEAKPGEPLSEEVLQAFLGDETVLKETAHVLLPVSRLRA
- a CDS encoding DUF4352 domain-containing protein, translating into MTTALVPALVLGLAACQGPAGPGPGASGEGGKRAAATAPGVARIGDTADDRGTRSGEHLRIALRGYVDPAIGIRAAKGAARGLAKPAGEGPVRRPADGARWVGVDLAVTNVGGTAYETPVTEAWIVDDRGRSHRAVPAGELTTGLPLPSGRLTAGEHRSGWLVFELPHDSRPVTLHWGTASAEHRWTLRTS
- a CDS encoding NAD(P)-binding domain-containing protein produces the protein MHDLAVIGAGPYGLSIAAHAAAAGIDVRIFGRVMDSWRNHMPEGMYLKSEPWSSNLSHPGGEHTLGAWARAHGGFEAAHGRPVPVGTFADYGDWFAGRAVPAVDGRSVVRLTPADGGFLLRTGDGGEVRARTVALAVGVLPFREMPDVLAPLPPELCTHSTGHRDLGRFAGTDVTVVGAGQAALETAALLAEAGARPQLVARTRLIRWNTLPAPLRRPLLTSLRTPHSGLGTGWSTWVWAELPWAVRRMPAATRRRRADTALGPAGAWWLRERYEGQVPELLGHVLRGARVRSDGRVRLELRGPDGTARALDTGHVVAATGFTPDLTRLELLDEGLGRTLRLSPGTSAPELGADFETSHPGLFAAGLLSAPTFGPAMRFVHGASWTAPRLVAGVRRRLRGRTGGVRVPHPAPAPGAGAASPAGGR
- a CDS encoding carboxylate--amine ligase; its protein translation is MTDLDPAVPALVLRLDRNPFHHGTLGAVRSLGRAGVEVHAVVESPRSPVARSRHLHRAHPRPRGAPEPDELVRTLLAVADRIGRPAVLVPMDDLGAIRVAEHAHRLAGRYLLPAQPPALPGRLADKAELAKLCAEAGIPHPDTFVPASAAEAADTVRRIGVPLVAKWSRPWLLDPATGLRSTSLVGSPAAAARLFERRATAGSALLLQRCLPERPHSDWFFHGCFGAGSALLHGGTGRKELSWPPRTGLTALGRWKEDGAVTAAALRLAAHAGYRGILDLDFRRDTDGTCRLLDANPRPGAQFRLFTGADGLDVVRALHLDLTGRPVPPSAGRPDRVFVAENYALLSALTSARPGRGVRLRARRGVETAWFAGDDPAPFAAMAGAWLGRGLAKGARRLRPREDPPPDRGAGTARAPATDSGSSTGTDPDTRNENAPCTTWQ
- a CDS encoding glycoside hydrolase family 26 protein codes for the protein MPQRHRLITTCIATVAAGLLVSGGLAGGTAQAGPAGDGTAPASAEGETAVGAYLHYGPPGIARMSELSEWLGGRDLKVAHTYLPGDLWTNIEGRPEFLRPWARWRQGAEDRMFVLNVPMLDRNEDRLPDVAVAELLRAGARGQYDHHYRTLATRLVDAGVPDTVIVLGWEMNGTTYTHRCGPDPRAWKAYWNSIVTTMRSVPGQKFRFDFAPNRGLDAVPWTECYPGDDVVDIIGMDSYDQPPGESFDDQVNAPYGLQKHVDFAAEHDKAISYPEWGLFRNGDNPEYMRRMLEWIDRHKPLYQTITDYCPHGVWQCESNPESSKVFRSKLFADSGPAEPSPAPSEPAPAEPVPSAPPSEPPAEPAPVPVDDGPNAYDWCMPADFRDWVAAWVPEEQLCVSLPGTSAQPF
- a CDS encoding GNAT family N-acetyltransferase — translated: MTREGAPEAPGVTVTLCRDPRAFTALAPEWGRLHRACGVATPFQSHAWLDSWWRSYGVEGRLRLVLARRDGRLIGAAPLMLVHRPMPLLVPLGGAISDYGDLLVDDGDADQALRSLHRGLEKAARHAVIDLREVRPGAVAERLYELWAGPRARLDDSVCMELPAVPVEDLVGRMPRSRAQRARANLRRLDALGVVATTVPAADVPASVDRMLRLHELQWRGRGVNVEHLRPRFREHLVRAVSRMTAEDTATLTEFRMDGEVVAVGLALRAGRLSGSYLYGAHPVLRERKADIATMLMAQDARQAAGHGLAVLSMLRGSEPYKNHWRPEPVTSGRLLLARPALEPLLRLHESRARMRDRAAEVVRTRLPAAREWRGRLNDWRAEGSSVRTAGPTSRGG
- a CDS encoding YveK family protein, coding for MTARHEHERPAPAPGRKRRLLAMFSSGPAWWPVPVLAVAGTAAGLLHGLVTDPEYAATSYVVAVPAKGAEPGAALGFAQAYGRIATSDATLGYARVAAGVPASELRDRVTTETSPDSPMIAVTGTSTRPGEAADIANAVADAVFVSSNEVSKNTGVRLMLFSRAVTPAEPVSPSLPLGTAVGACAGGLIGGLVLLVRPRRTRPATAATAVPAPAQPLGAAAERERV
- a CDS encoding polysaccharide deacetylase family protein; this encodes MTDEQRPPHAEGTARRAWPWIWMYHAVGDPTDDPYGITVAPERLDRQLRTLRARGLRGVSVTTLLRAHARGRAAGLVGLTFDDGYADFVRSALPLLRRHGCTATLFVLPGRLGGANDWDPKGPRRPLVTAGQIRAAAAQGTEIGSHGLFHRDLTALTDAQLRDETVRSRDLLREITGRAPAGFCYPYGTTDRRAADAVRDAGYAYACAIAPGPAAGPYALPRTHISHADRRARLAVKYLRHRMRPAPGFAPVAVPPAVQEASL